A single genomic interval of Spinacia oleracea cultivar Varoflay chromosome 6, BTI_SOV_V1, whole genome shotgun sequence harbors:
- the LOC130463330 gene encoding uncharacterized protein codes for MERFKLIKRGLQAMVISDEWTSYREEDMGKANFVKEKILNDDWWDKLAYIVNFTKPIYDMIRLCDTNKPCLYLVYEMWDSMIEQVKLEIYKKESRPNSEFSSFYHVVYEILVARWEKSNTPLHCLAHSLNSRLYSDEWILGDPSRVAPHRDGEVSRERMKCFRRLFVLNDNVSKVMDEYSLFSMKSGPFEDLTCISRMHYMDPKSWWENLGAQTPLLQSLAFKVLGQPTSSSCSEQNWSTYALTWEKQAKSKSCPRFGFHPQ; via the exons ATGGAGAGATTTAAGCTTATTAAGCGAGGTCTTCAAGCCATGGTTATAAGTGATGAGTGGACTTCTTATAGAGAAGAAGACATGGGGAAGGCAAACTTTGTGAAAGAGAAGATTCTGAATGATGATTGGTGGGACAAACTAGCTTACATTGTTAATTTCACAAAGCCTATCTATGACATGATTAGGCTTTGTGACACCAATAAACCATGCCTTTACTTAGTGTATGAGATGTGGGATTCTATGATTGAACAAGTGAAGCTTGAGATTTACAAGAAAGAAAGTCGTCCTAATTCGGAGTTTAGTTCCTTTTATCATGTGGTTTACGAAATCTTGGTAGCTCGTTGGGAAAAAAGCAACACTCCTCTCCATTGTCTAGCTCACTCCTTAAACTCGAG gCTCTATAGTGATGAATGGATACTTGGTGATCCATCTAGAGTTGCTCCTCATAGAGATGGTGAAGTATCTCGAGAGAGAATGAAGTGCTTTCGTAGATTATTTGTACTTAATGATAATGTTAGTAAAGTGATGGATGAATATTCTCTATTCTCTATGAAGAGTGGACCTTTTGAGGATTTAACTTGTATCTCAAGGATGCATTATATGGATCCTAAGAGTTGGTGGGAAAACTTGGGAGCTCAAACTCCTCTTCTCCAATCTTTGGCATTTAAAGTGCTTGGGCAACCTACTTCATCATCTTGTAGTGAACAAAATTGGAGTACATATGCACTCACTTGGGAGAAACAAGCTAAATCCAAGTCGTGCCCAAGATTTGGTTTTCATCCACAATAA
- the LOC130462686 gene encoding uncharacterized protein — translation MEKIAKIDPKVVDYLSQVPKQWSRHKFEPQVVYDHNTTNFVESFNACTKPFRDMPVYTLMEEAGSWCMKKIGSRFGKAIEMGPNQLTEYAAGVLEERSQQSRFCSVTAAVGGEYEVKEGAVKYPIKLDARTCGCGVWQISGIPCRHGLRVIYHQRLEATDFVSHYFKGQAYKLTYSEHMHPMPDPTQWPSFDLSIILPPPMKRASGRPPKLRKRGKHDTRIKNIRMPFFIAPCINFFCCSSFFFIW, via the exons ATGGAGAAGATTGCCAAAATTGATCCAAAGGTTGTTGATTATCTGTCCCAAGTGCCAAAGCAGTGGTCAAGGCACAAGTTTGAACCACAAGTGGTTTATGATCACAACACCACCAATTTTGTTGAATCTTTCAACGCTTGTACCAAGCCTTTTAGAGACATGCCAGTGTACACTCTGATGGAAG AGGCTGGGAGTTGGTGTATGAAGAAGATTGGGTCTAGATTTGGCAAGGCTATAGAAATGGGACCAAACCAATTGACTGAATATGCTGCTGGGGTATTAGAAGAGAGGAGTCAACAGTCTAGGTTTTGTTCTGTAACAGCTGCTGTGGGAGGGGAATATGAAGTGAAAGAGGGGGCTGTCAAATACCCTATTAAGTTAGATGCAAGGACTTGTGGTTGTGGAGTATGGCAAATATCTGGCATACCTTGCAGACATGGCCTTAGGGTTATTTACCACCAAAGACTTGAGGCTACTGATTTTGTGTCTCACTACTTCAAAGGGCAAGCATACAAGTTAACTTACTCAGAGCACATGCACCCCATGCCTGACCCAACCCAATGGCCTTCTTTTGACCTTTCTATTATCCTCCCACCACCCATGAAGAGAGCATCAGGTAGACCCCCTAAACTGAGAAAAAGAGGTAAACATGATACTAGAATAAAAAACATTAGAATGCCATTTTTTATAGCTCCATGCATTAATTTCTTTTGTTGCTCgagtttcttcttcatttggtga
- the LOC110780340 gene encoding 14-3-3 protein 4-like, whose amino-acid sequence MQASENSTYIFFSGGHHLTGVAKSFKAIYNYSKGKKAEVSMFINVLEKTSLKNQLVASVIFMTIVFMVSLVHVVILMVKHLFLAKSSRIGVDVGTAIVKILNLLESHLIPSASASSSESEVFYRNMKGDYHKYLAEFKTGVEHKEATENTLLAYKSARDISLAELALTHSIRLGLALNFSVFYYEMLNSPDRACNLTKQCPAEFSK is encoded by the exons ATGCAAGCGTCTGAGAACTCAACATACATATTTTTTAGTGGAGGTCATCATCTCACCGGGGTTGCTAAG agCTTTAAAGCAATATATAATTATTCAAAAGGTAAAAAGGCGGAAGTATCTAT GTTTATTAATGTATTGGAGAAAACAtccttaaaaaatcaattagttgcTTCTGTAATTTTCATGACTATCGTTTTTATGGTGTCTTTGGTTCATGTTGTTATATTGATGGTGAAGCACTT ATTTCTAGCTAAGAGTAGCAGGATAGGAGTTGATGTAGGTACTGCTATTGTCAAAATATTGAACCTTCTAGAGTCACACCTTATCCCTTCAGCTTCAGCTTCCTCATCCGAATCTGAGGTCTTCTACCGGAACATGAAGGGTGACTATCACAAGTACCTTGCTGAGTTCAAGACAGGAGTTGAGCACAAGGAGGCTACTGAGAACACCTTGTTGGCTTACAAGTCTGCTCGG GACATTTCTCTTGCTGAATTGGCCCTTACTCATTCCATTAGGCTTGGGCTTGCTCTAAACTTCTCTGTGTTCTACTATGAGATGTTGAATTCACCTGACCGTGCCTGCAATCTTACAAAACAG TGTCCTGCTGAATTTTCCAAATAG